ATATCAGAGCTACACTAAAAACATTATTCCCGCCTATGAAAAAAACCTGCAAGCCAACATCCTTGCTTACAAGCAAAACACTGGCGATTATTTTGTGCTGTTGGATGCATGGGAAATGTTGCTGATGAAAAAATTGGAAGCGTATGACAAACTGTTTAACATCTTAAAATTAGAAGCAGAATATGAGTATGAGAAGGAAATTAAATAGCATCGGCATCTTTGGTCTGTTGCTATTCTTTTTGGTGCTGTCCTCTTGTAACAACAAGCACGAAGAGCATCAACAATCAAACGGGCATGAAAATCACAGCGGCACAGTTTACACTTGCCCCATGCACCCCGAAATTGTAAGCGACAAACCCGGCAACTGCCCTATCTGCAAAATGAAATTAGAACCTGTGGCAAATGAAAGTTTGCCGCAAATCATTTCGCCAAACCAACAGGTTTTATCATCACAGGCAACCGTAAAACTGCAAGCAGGTAACAATGGTAATACGCTGAAAGCAGAGGGCTTTATTGTTCCCGCACAAAACCGCAATCAATCTGTTGCCGCTCGTTTTGGTGGAAGAATTGAAAAACTCCATGTCAAATTCAGCAATCAATATGTAAAGCAGGGCGACAAAATCATGGACTTATACAGTCCTTCGCTTCGCACCATTCAGGAAGAACATCTTTTTCTATTCAATTCAACCACCGAAAATTCTTTGCTGGAAAAATCAAGAGAAAAACTTCGCTTGTTAGGCATTTCCGAAAATCAAATTACTCAGTTGGAAAAAAACGGAACAGTGACTTTGACTGTTTCAGTTTTCAGCCCTGCAAACGGCTATGCGTTTTTCAATACACAGTCAGCACAGGAAAATACAACAGCAAAAAACACATCACCAATGAACGCCATGAGTATGTCGCAAAGCACAAATAATGAAAGTTCTTATGCTGCATCCGCTTCACAAATTCGTGAGGGCATGTATGTAAACGAAGGGCAAACACTTTTCAGCGTAAACGACTTGCAGGAAGTCTGGGCGTTGGTTTCTATTTCAAATCAGTATGTAAGTCAAATTCACGAAAACCAAAGCGTTGAAATTATTACAGAAAACAACCCTTCAAAAACACTGAAGGGAAAAGTTGCATTGATTGAACAAACCTTTGAAGAAGCTAATCAGCGTTTTGCAAGAGCGAGAATAGTATTGCCGAATGCAAATAACATCTTAAAAATAAATTCCCTTGTTACTGCACAGTTCGCTTTAACTGGAAATAAGAATTTACAAGTCCCTGCATCGGCAGTTTGCAAAACA
This genomic stretch from Bacteroidota bacterium harbors:
- a CDS encoding efflux RND transporter periplasmic adaptor subunit; the encoded protein is MRRKLNSIGIFGLLLFFLVLSSCNNKHEEHQQSNGHENHSGTVYTCPMHPEIVSDKPGNCPICKMKLEPVANESLPQIISPNQQVLSSQATVKLQAGNNGNTLKAEGFIVPAQNRNQSVAARFGGRIEKLHVKFSNQYVKQGDKIMDLYSPSLRTIQEEHLFLFNSTTENSLLEKSREKLRLLGISENQITQLEKNGTVTLTVSVFSPANGYAFFNTQSAQENTTAKNTSPMNAMSMSQSTNNESSYAASASQIREGMYVNEGQTLFSVNDLQEVWALVSISNQYVSQIHENQSVEIITENNPSKTLKGKVALIEQTFEEANQRFARARIVLPNANNILKINSLVTAQFALTGNKNLQVPASAVCKTGLNAYVWVKTDTTKNGTGIFQMRKVIVGASNNGMLSITSGLSSDEEIAKEAGLMIDSETFLNGN